The nucleotide sequence GACGTCGCATCGCGCATCGCGTCTCTTCGCAGCGGCGTCACCGAGCTGGTCTGCCGTCCGGGCTCGCTGCTGCCCCAGTTCGACGGCATCGCCGAAGCAGCGGTCGTGACGAGCCGTCGCGTGCGCGATACCATCACGTCGAGCGGGATCGAGCTGATCTCCTACCGCACCCTCTTCGAAGAAATCTGAGCTTCGTGTACGCGCCTGCGGCGCGACGGTGCGCGCGCCCGGGTGTGGCCACGACGCCTCGGAGCACCGGGGCGCGCCCATTCGAGTCCCAGCGACACGAGATCGCACGAATGCGTCCCCGCAATGGGGGACGCTGCTGTCAAACCGTGTGGCTGGGCGGCGGAGTCGGACGTAGCGTGACGTCGTATCCGCGGTGGCCCCGCCTTCGCGTCGCGCGCGGGCGCGGCCTCGCGTGCCACACGGAGAACCACGATGTCTTCGCCGTCCACCACGACGCCCGACTCCCACAAGCCTTTCCTCACCGACGTCCAGACGATCCGCGAGCGCGCGCGCCAGCACATGGAGCGCGGTGCGGTCACGGAAGGCTACCGGGCCGACCGGGAGACGGTGCTTCGCCTGCTCAACGAGGCGCTGGCGACCGAGGTCGTCTGCGTGCTGCGCTACAAGCGCCACTATTTCTGCGCGACCGGAATCAACGCCGAAAGCGTCGCCGCCGAGTTCCTCGAGCACGCGGGCCAGGAACAGGAACACGCCGACGAGATCTCGCGCCGCATCGTGCAGCTCGGCGGCGAGCCCAACCTCTCGCCCGAGGGGATGCTCTCGCGCAGCCATTCGGAATATGTCGAAGGCCAGTCGCTGATCGACATGATTCGCGAGGACCTGGTTGCCGAGCGCGTCGCGATCGAAAGCTATACTGAAATGGTGCGTTACATCGGGCAGGACGACCCGACGACGCGACGGATGCTCGAAGGGATCCTGGCCGTCGAGGAGGAGCACGCCGACGACCTGCAGAACCTTCTCGAGCGAATCAGGACCTGACGAACGCCGTGCAGGTGCGCGCGCCGAAGAACCGCAAGGGCGGCGGCGAGCCGCTCCGGGTGCTGTCGATCGTCGCGCTCGCGGCGTTCGTGCTGGCGCTGCTGCACATTGCGCGCGACATCCTGATCCCGATCGCACTGGCCACGCTGCTGACGTTCCTGCTCGCTCCGCTGGTTGCCCGCCTGGAGCGCATGACCGGTCGCGTCCTTGCGGTGCTGCTGGTCGTCGCGATGATCTTCACGACAGCCGGTGCCGCCGGCTGGGTACTGACGCACCAGCTCCTCGACCTGGCGGAGAGGCTGCCAGACTACCGCGAGAACATCGTCGGCAGGGTGCGCGCGGTACAGGTCCCCGTCAGGCTTCGCGCCGTGGCCAGCGCCTTCGACGAGGTGCGCAGCGAGTTGCCGGCGGCCGCGCCGCCGGTCGCAGGCGACAACGGCCCGCCTGACGCGGCAAGCCGCTCCGGAAAGAGTGCCGTCCCCGCGTCGTCGCCCATCACGCGCGTCGAGGTGGTCGCCACGCGAGGTGCAGGCTCGATCGAGTTGATCCGCACCATCGTCGCGCCGGTCATGGGGCCGCTCGGAACGACCGGCCTCGTGCTGCTGCTGGTGATCTGCATGCTGCTGCAGCGCGAAGACCTGCGCCGACGCGTGATCCGCCTGGTCGGGCAGGGGCATATCAGCGCGACGACGCGCGCTCTCGACGACGCCGGTCGCCGCGTCTCGCGCTACCTGATGATGCAGGCGGCGATCAACGTCGTATTCGGAATCTCGATCGCGGCCGGACTCTACTTCATCGGCATTCCGAACGCGTTCCTGCTCGGCGGCCTCGCGGCGATGCTGCGCTTTCTGCCATACGTCGGCGCGTGGATCGCAGGGCTGCTTGCGATGATGCTGTCGCTCGCGGTCTCCAGTGGCTGGACGACCCCGTTGCTGACGGTCGGCCTGTTCGCGATGGTCGAATTGCTGACGAACAACCTCTTCGAGCCATGGCTGTACGGCGCAAGCACCGGCGTGACACCGATCGCGCTGATCATTGCCGCTGTCCTCTGGACCTGGCTCTGGGGACCCGTCGGACTGGTGCTGGCCACTCCGCTGACCGTTTGCCTGGTCGTGCTCGGGCGCCACGTGCCCGAGCTCGAATTCCTCGGCGTGCTGCTGAGCGACGAGGAAGCACTGACTCCCGCGGAGGATTTTTACCAAAGAATGCTGACCCCCGGTGAGCACGACGAAATGGACCTCGTCGAGTCTTTCCTGGAATCGAACGCAGTTGCTGCGCTCTACGACGACGTGCTCGTGCCCGTCGTCGTCGCGGCCGAACGGGATGCGCGCCAGGGAGCGCTCGACGCCGAGCAGCTTGCAGCGGTGCACCAGTGCGTTCGCGACGTCGGAAAGGAAGTCGCAGGACGCCCGGAGCCGAAGTCGGCGGGCCCTTCCGTCCGGCTCTCGGTGCTGTGTCTGCCGGTGCGCGCCGAGCGCGACGAGCTTGCCGCTTCGATGCTCGGCCGCCTGCTGCGCCAGCACGGGCTCGACGTCCGGGTGGCCTCCGCGGCAGGCGTCGCCGCCTACTGCGAGGAGCTGGGGCGCATCGAGCCCGACGTGACGGTCCTGTCGGTCGTCGCGCCGACGTCGATGCTGCAGGCGCGCCAGCTCTGCGAGAGGATCCGCAGCCAGGCCGTCGCTACCCGCATCGTCGTCGGGCTCTGGGGCGCGGAACGCGCAAGCTCCCAGGTGCGGCGCCTGTCGGATTCGGGAGCCGCGGCCGTCTTCTACTCGATTGCCGAAGCGGCCGGCGAGATCGCGAAGTCGCCTGGGCGCGACCTGCCGGCAGCCAGTGAGCCCGCCGCGATTTCGGCGTGAGCGCGAAGTGGCCATCGACACCCGCATTCGGATCGAGGCGCGCGATCGAGGGCGCCCGCGATCGCGCGCGAAGCCGTCGTCGAACATCCCTCACTCGCGTGATCTCGCGGTCGCCGGGCCGGCATCGCGAGTTCGCGTGCGTCTTGCGCGGGCCTTGCGCGACTCTTTCCGAGCCTGGCAAAAAGCGACACGCGCACCGCACTGTTGCAGCGATGCACGCCGGAGCATCCGCGTCGCCGCCGCAACCATGCGCCGATGCAGGCGGGCGATACGCGGGGAATGGCACGGTTGCTGCTGGTACGCCGGTGCCATGCTTCGTTCGCGTCGATCGGTCGAAGGTACCAGGCCGGCACGCGCCTTTGCGCGCGTCGACTCTGCTGCGTGCCACTCGACAGCGGGATCGCGCGGCCGCGAAGCAGGGGTGCAGTTCGATCACAGCGCCGCGGCGCCCGGACCGGGCGGCACGGCGAAACGCGAGGTATGCAGATGCAGATGAAGAAAATGGCAGCGACAATGGCCATCGCGGCGATCGTCGGAGCGGGCGCCTTGGCGCTCGCCCAGAATTCCCCCAACAGCTATCCAGCCGACAACTCGGGCAGGAACCAGCGTGACGCCGGCGGCACCACGCAGACAGCCGACAAGCAATCCAACGAAAAAGGCGACGTCGCGATCACCCAGGCGGTGCGCCGCGCCGTCACCTCGGATTCGAGCCTCTCGATCGAGGCCCAAAATGTGAAAATTATCACGAACGCGGGCATCGTTACCCTGCGCGGTCCGGTCAAGGACGAGCAGGAAAAGACGTCCATCGCCGCCAAGGCGAAGTCCGTCAGCGGCGTCGTGCGCGTAGACAACCAGCTCGAGGTTGCGGCGCGCTGAATCGCGTCGCCTCGAAGACGTCGCCGCTCAAGGCGAAGGAGAGCAGGAAATGGCCAAGAAAGCAGTATTCTGTATCGCGTCCAACGCGGCCCAGGCCGAGCGCATTGCCAACGACTTGAGGCAGGCAGGATTTTCCGGAGACGACATCTCGGTGCTGTGCGCCGATCGCAGCGGAAAGCGCGACCTCGGGCACGAAGGGCACTCCAAGGCGCCCGAAGGCGCGACGACCGGCGCGGGAACCGGCGGCGTGCTCGGAGCCGGTCTCGGCTGGCTCGTCGGCATCGGCTCGCTGGCGATTCCGGGCGTCGGTCCTTTCATCGCTGCCGGGCCCATCATGGCGGCGCTCGGCGGAGCAGCTGTCGGCGCGGCCGTCGGCGGCATCGCCGGCTCGCTCGTCGGCCTCGGCATGCCCGAGTACGAGGCGAAGCAGTACGAAGGCAAGATTCGCGACGGCAACATCCTGCTGTCGGTGCACGCCGATGACGGAGACCAGGTGAGTCGTGCGAAGGAGATCTTCAAGCAGGCCGGAGCCCGCGATATCTCGTACACCGGAGAGTCGTCGGTCTCTTCCCGCAAGTCGGCCTGAAGAGAGGCCGGGCGCGGAGAAGGAGTGGATCCACTCCTTCTCCGCGCGTCGCTCAAAGAACAGCGTCGAGAGTATCTCGCTTCTCCGATGGTGGGGCGGGGTGATATGGGTCACCCATGGAGAGTGCGAACGAGCTTTGGCTGGTGCGGCACGGGGAGACCGAGTGGAGCGCCAGCGGGCGGCACACGAGTTTTACCGACCTTGCCCTCACCGACAAAGGACGGCAGGCCGCCATCGAAGCCGGGCGGCGTCTGGCCGGCATCGAGTTCGCGCGCGTGCTGGCGAGTCCCCTCCTGCGTGCGCGGGAAACCTGCTCGCTCGCAGGCTTCGGATCGCGCGCCGAGATCACCGGGGACCTGCATGAATGGCGCTACGGAGAGGACGAGGGCCGTACGACGGCGGAAATCCGCGAGCAGAGGCCGCTCTGGTCGATTTGGACCGACGGGGCGGCGGGCGGGGAGACTCCCGCCGATATCGGCGCGCGCGCCGATCGCTTCATCGCCACCGTTCGCGAAAGCGAAGGCCGGGTGCTCGCGTTCGCGCACGCGCACATCAGTCGCGTGATCGCCGCCCGCTGGATTTCGCATCCGGTCGCCGACGGTGCCGTTCTCAAGCTCGACACCGCTGCCATTTCGGTGCTCGCCTGGGACCGCGACGGCGCCGTCCTCCGTCTCTGGAACGACATCGGCCGCCTTCCTGCCTGACCGTCCAGGCTCTTAGGCACGTATCTGCGAGCCGGGCGCCGAGAAGGGCCCAGATGCGAGGCGGAGGCGCGTGAGTGAGCGCGGGCGCTCGCCGCTCGACATCTCGCGACTCGCTCCTGTACGCCGGAGCGAACGAAGCGCCGCCAGTCCAAGGAGCGCGCGAAGGCGCGCGCCGAGGACGCAGATGGGCCCTTCTCGGCGCCCGGCCCACTTCAGTCGCCGAGAAACGACGCGAGGAAGTCGTGCGTGTCGCTGATGTCCGTGCGCGCCTGGTAATCGGCGCCCTTGCAATTGTTGTTCTGCCCGAAGGAGACGACTGCGACGATGCTCGACGTGTCGTTCAGGTAGACGCCGCCGCCGGAATCGCCGAAGCAGGTTCCGCCCTGGCCTCCCGACGCGCTCGGATTGTTGGACGTGTGCACGTTGAAGCCGCCGTCCAGCGCGCCGCGCAGGTTGACGATGCGCGACGTCGACTTGAACCTCTGGTCCAGCTCGAGCGACTTGGGCTTGACCTCCTGGATTCCATAACCGGCCGTCTCGACGATCACCTTGTTGTGGCCCCTGCCGTGGCGGCCGGCCAGGGCATCGAGAGTCCCGACGGGCGCCAGTGACGCGAACGTCGCGATGTCGCTCGGCGCGTCGAGGACGACGACGCCGACGTCGTGGTCGGCCGGAAATTCCCCGAAATTGTCGTAGAGCGGATGGGGGTACGACGTGCCGCGCGCGAAATTCGGATTGGCCTCGAGCCACGCGCTTCGTGCTGCGTAGAGGCCGGCCGTATCGTTCGGGAAGTCGGCGCTTTTTGGAAAGTCCGCGAGGTCCACGCTCTCGTCAAAGCTGATCCATACGTCGTTGCCGCCGCTTCCACCGGTCGTGACCTGGCCGTCAGTGCCGATCGCGAACGTGCAGTGGCCTGCGCTGAGGAACACCGTCGGCGCGAGCAGGTCTCCCGAGCAGCTGAACCAGCCGGGCTCGGTCGGATCGAAGAAGAGCATGAAGCCGACGTAAGGATGCTCTCCCGCGTCGGGGCTTCCGAACGTGATGGCGTGTGCGGCGGTGGAAAGGCCGAGCAGCACGAGGGTCGCGGCGGCGACGAAAGTTCGACGGTTCACGGAGGTCTCCTTCGCGGCCGCGAGCGGGAGCGCAGTGCCCTCTCGTGCAGCCGTCGGACCGATCGTACCGTGGTCCCCCGGCCGAGCCGAACGCGCGATGGCGCCGGCTCGCGCGATCAGGCCCCGGCCGCAGCAAGCAGTTCGTCGATCGTCGTCAACTTGCGGCGGATGCGCCCCGACGTCGCTCCGAGGTCGCGTTCGCGGCGGTCGATGAGCTTCCACTGGGGCCAGCCGACGACGCGAACGCCGCGCGCGGCCAGCAGCGCGTCGACGGCGGTGCGCGCGACGTCGCCGGACGGCGATGCCGGCAGCAGCGGCAGGTCTTCGATCATCCTGGCGACGGTGGCGGCGGCGTCGGCCTTGTTGGTTCCCACGACCCCGGTGGCACCGCGCTTGATCCAGCCGGCGACGTACAGCTTCGCCGGCGCATCGTAGCCGCGATGCACGCGCCCATCCAGGTTCGGCACGATTCCGGCCCTTTCGTCGAACGGCAGCTCGGCGATCGGTACGCCGCGATAGCCGACTGCGCGCAGCACGAGCCCGGTCTCCATCTCCTCGAAGACACCTGTTCCCGTGGCCGCGGAGCGTCCGGCCTCGTCGCGCACGAGCATGTTCTTCTCGATGCGCAACGATCGCACGCGCTCGTCACCGCACAGCTGGACCGGCGAGTGAAGAAAGCGCAGTTCGAGATGCCTGGTTGCCGCCAGCGGCGGGTTCGCGCCGAGCGACGAGAGCACTTCGAGCTTGTGGCGGTCGTGGGTACTGTGGGGATCGGTGGCGTCGAGATCGCGGCCGACGAGCTCGCGGTCGAGACGGACGGCGACACCGGGCAGCTCGCCGATGTCCTCCAGCTCCTTGGCTGCGAATGCCGACTCGGCCGGACCGCGTCGGGCGAGAATCACGACCTCGCGGATGCGGCTGTGCCGCAGCGCTTCGAGTGCGTAGTCGGCGATGTCGGTCGTCGCAAGGTCGCCGGGGTCACGCAGCAGGATGCGCGCAAGGTCCATCGCGACGTCGCCGATGCCGATGACGACGGCTCTTTCGACGTCCAGATCGACGTCGAGCGACGTGAACTCCGGGTGGCCGTTGTACCACGCGACGAATTCGGTGGCGGAAAGACTTCCCGGCAGATCCTCGCCGGCAATCCCGAGGCGGCGATCGCTCTCACAGCCCGTCGCGAACACGACCTGGTCGTAACAGAGCTCGAGGTCGGTGACGCTGAGATCGTCGGTGCCGACTCGCACGTTGCCGAGGTAACGCACGCGCGGGTCCTCGCACAGGCGGTCCCACGCGGCAGACACGGCTTTGATCTTCGGGTGGTCCGGCGCCACTCCGTAGCGGAGCAGGCCGTAGGGCGCGGGCAGCTTTTCGATGAGATCGACCTCGACGACGAGGCCTGGGCGCTTGAGCAGCGCTTCGACGGTGTAGAAACCTGCAGGCCCGGCGCCGATGACGGCGACGCGAAGAGGTCTGGTACTGGTGCCGGGAGTTGCCGCCGCCATCGGATCCTGCCGTCGCGTTCTGGCGGCGCCGGCCCCTCGCCGCGCCTCCTTGTGCTCCGGTGCCGGCGGGGCTGCAACCCGGGCGCGCACACGGCAAGGCTGGCTGCTAGAGGATGGTACCGTGCATCACGAGCATCGCGACGCTGAAGTAGATCACGAGGCCGGTGACATCGACGAGAGTCGCAACGAACGGGGCGGACGAGGCCGCCGGGTCGGCGCCGAGCCGGCGCAGCAGCAGCGGCAGCATCGAGCCGGAGATCGTGCCCCACAGCACGACTCCCACCAGCGACAGCGACACCGTGATGCCGACCAGGATCCAGTGCGGTCCGTAAAGGTTGGTGAACGCGCTCCAGAGGGCGATGCGCAGGAAGCCGATACAGCCGAGAATCGTGCCTAGCGCCAGGCCGGACATCACTTCGCGGCGCGCGATCCTCCACCAGTCGGACAGCCCGAACTCGCCGAGCGCCATCGCGCGGATGATGATGGTCGAAGCCTGGGAGCCGGAGTTGCCGCCGCTCGAGATGATCAGCGGCACGAACAGCGCGAGCACGACGGCTTTGGAGATCTCGTCCTCGAAATACCCCATCGCGGTGGCTGTCAGCATTTCGCCGAGGAACAGCGCGACGAGCCAGGTCGCCCGCTTGCGCACCATCGTCGAGAACGGGGTGGTCAAGTACGGATGATCGAGGGCGCCCGGCTCGACGGCGCCCATGCGCAGCACGTTCTCGGTCTCTTCCTCGACCATGACGTCGACGATGTCGTCGACGGTGATGCGGCCTACTACGCGCCCGAGCGCGTCCAGCACCGGTACGGCCACGAGATCGTATTTCTCGAAGACGCGCGCCACTTCCTCCTGGTCCTCGTCCACGCGCACCGAGATCGGCTCGTCGGTCATGAAGCGCTCGAGCGGCGTCTCGTCGTCGTTCAGCAGCAGCGCGCGAAGGGGGACCAGGCCCTTCAGGCGCCGCTGCGTGTCCGTCACGAAGATTTCCTGGATGTCGTGGAAGTCGTCGGCGTGTCGCCGGATCGAGTCGACGACCTCGCGCACCGTGTCGGTCGTGGTCGCGACCGCGACCTCGGTCTTCATGATGCCGCCGGCGGTGTCTTCGGGGTACGTCAGCAGCCCGGCGACGTTGCGCCGCACTTCGGGGCTGGCG is from Candidatus Binatia bacterium and encodes:
- a CDS encoding FAD-dependent oxidoreductase translates to MAAATPGTSTRPLRVAVIGAGPAGFYTVEALLKRPGLVVEVDLIEKLPAPYGLLRYGVAPDHPKIKAVSAAWDRLCEDPRVRYLGNVRVGTDDLSVTDLELCYDQVVFATGCESDRRLGIAGEDLPGSLSATEFVAWYNGHPEFTSLDVDLDVERAVVIGIGDVAMDLARILLRDPGDLATTDIADYALEALRHSRIREVVILARRGPAESAFAAKELEDIGELPGVAVRLDRELVGRDLDATDPHSTHDRHKLEVLSSLGANPPLAATRHLELRFLHSPVQLCGDERVRSLRIEKNMLVRDEAGRSAATGTGVFEEMETGLVLRAVGYRGVPIAELPFDERAGIVPNLDGRVHRGYDAPAKLYVAGWIKRGATGVVGTNKADAAATVARMIEDLPLLPASPSGDVARTAVDALLAARGVRVVGWPQWKLIDRRERDLGATSGRIRRKLTTIDELLAAAGA
- a CDS encoding DUF3341 domain-containing protein; translation: MAKKAVFCIASNAAQAERIANDLRQAGFSGDDISVLCADRSGKRDLGHEGHSKAPEGATTGAGTGGVLGAGLGWLVGIGSLAIPGVGPFIAAGPIMAALGGAAVGAAVGGIAGSLVGLGMPEYEAKQYEGKIRDGNILLSVHADDGDQVSRAKEIFKQAGARDISYTGESSVSSRKSA
- a CDS encoding trypsin-like serine protease, with the protein product MNRRTFVAAATLVLLGLSTAAHAITFGSPDAGEHPYVGFMLFFDPTEPGWFSCSGDLLAPTVFLSAGHCTFAIGTDGQVTTGGSGGNDVWISFDESVDLADFPKSADFPNDTAGLYAARSAWLEANPNFARGTSYPHPLYDNFGEFPADHDVGVVVLDAPSDIATFASLAPVGTLDALAGRHGRGHNKVIVETAGYGIQEVKPKSLELDQRFKSTSRIVNLRGALDGGFNVHTSNNPSASGGQGGTCFGDSGGGVYLNDTSSIVAVVSFGQNNNCKGADYQARTDISDTHDFLASFLGD
- the mgtE gene encoding magnesium transporter is translated as MSAPTETEIADHGDLRSLLEAGDEAAVRSSISDLHPADLADLLDSLEEPERQLQLFRLLDPETASEVVREANDHSKAALVELLSDARLSSVLERLDTDDAADLLGHLEEDRKDRLLRRASPEVRRNVAGLLTYPEDTAGGIMKTEVAVATTTDTVREVVDSIRRHADDFHDIQEIFVTDTQRRLKGLVPLRALLLNDDETPLERFMTDEPISVRVDEDQEEVARVFEKYDLVAVPVLDALGRVVGRITVDDIVDVMVEEETENVLRMGAVEPGALDHPYLTTPFSTMVRKRATWLVALFLGEMLTATAMGYFEDEISKAVVLALFVPLIISSGGNSGSQASTIIIRAMALGEFGLSDWWRIARREVMSGLALGTILGCIGFLRIALWSAFTNLYGPHWILVGITVSLSLVGVVLWGTISGSMLPLLLRRLGADPAASSAPFVATLVDVTGLVIYFSVAMLVMHGTIL
- a CDS encoding ferritin-like domain-containing protein, which translates into the protein MSSPSTTTPDSHKPFLTDVQTIRERARQHMERGAVTEGYRADRETVLRLLNEALATEVVCVLRYKRHYFCATGINAESVAAEFLEHAGQEQEHADEISRRIVQLGGEPNLSPEGMLSRSHSEYVEGQSLIDMIREDLVAERVAIESYTEMVRYIGQDDPTTRRMLEGILAVEEEHADDLQNLLERIRT
- a CDS encoding BON domain-containing protein, translated to MQMKKMAATMAIAAIVGAGALALAQNSPNSYPADNSGRNQRDAGGTTQTADKQSNEKGDVAITQAVRRAVTSDSSLSIEAQNVKIITNAGIVTLRGPVKDEQEKTSIAAKAKSVSGVVRVDNQLEVAAR
- a CDS encoding histidine phosphatase family protein, translating into MESANELWLVRHGETEWSASGRHTSFTDLALTDKGRQAAIEAGRRLAGIEFARVLASPLLRARETCSLAGFGSRAEITGDLHEWRYGEDEGRTTAEIREQRPLWSIWTDGAAGGETPADIGARADRFIATVRESEGRVLAFAHAHISRVIAARWISHPVADGAVLKLDTAAISVLAWDRDGAVLRLWNDIGRLPA
- a CDS encoding AI-2E family transporter, yielding MQVRAPKNRKGGGEPLRVLSIVALAAFVLALLHIARDILIPIALATLLTFLLAPLVARLERMTGRVLAVLLVVAMIFTTAGAAGWVLTHQLLDLAERLPDYRENIVGRVRAVQVPVRLRAVASAFDEVRSELPAAAPPVAGDNGPPDAASRSGKSAVPASSPITRVEVVATRGAGSIELIRTIVAPVMGPLGTTGLVLLLVICMLLQREDLRRRVIRLVGQGHISATTRALDDAGRRVSRYLMMQAAINVVFGISIAAGLYFIGIPNAFLLGGLAAMLRFLPYVGAWIAGLLAMMLSLAVSSGWTTPLLTVGLFAMVELLTNNLFEPWLYGASTGVTPIALIIAAVLWTWLWGPVGLVLATPLTVCLVVLGRHVPELEFLGVLLSDEEALTPAEDFYQRMLTPGEHDEMDLVESFLESNAVAALYDDVLVPVVVAAERDARQGALDAEQLAAVHQCVRDVGKEVAGRPEPKSAGPSVRLSVLCLPVRAERDELAASMLGRLLRQHGLDVRVASAAGVAAYCEELGRIEPDVTVLSVVAPTSMLQARQLCERIRSQAVATRIVVGLWGAERASSQVRRLSDSGAAAVFYSIAEAAGEIAKSPGRDLPAASEPAAISA